AAGTCATGACTAACCAGGTTACGACTGGCTTTTTCCAAATTGACATGTCCTATTAATAAGAACGTTTTTTTTTAGTGATTAGTGAAATCTGATTTCTCTGCTATTTATACAGGTGCTGCTTATAACCAGGTTTTtacacgtatgtgtgtgtatgatgaaTGACTGCAGACagggagaggagcagcagagcagctgcatGAAAGGAGATATTATTAAATGGCCAATATACTTTGTCAGAACTGTTTGTGAGATGGTCAAAAAGCTTTGGAAACCGTTTTCACGTCATATTGGGGGCAAATGTCTCTCTCCCCACTCAGTGATTGGTCAGCTCTATGGAGGTGTAGCAGGAGCTGTGGTCTGAACTCTGTTTTAAATTCTTGCCGAACGTGTTTGTCACTTTTCATCTGAACGGCTGAGGTAGAGACTGTCTGAAGATGTGTGGGgattctctcctctctgatgGCCAGTTTTTCACTTTGCCTTTGAGTGTGGCCATTTGGgataaatataaacacagttgCGATGTGGTTGGACATTTTATGAACTAGTTCTGATTGAATAAACCCCAGCCCTTACTGAGCGACGCACCCTGGTATTTGAAATGATTCATCCTCAGACTGAGACTAACACAAAGTAGCCTAGGCTACATAAATAAGTTGATTTCCACCAATGAACATTTGACTTTCTGTATAATACAGGCACCTTTGTGCTCTGAGTAAAATCTGTGTTTGCCTGTTGTCCTCCTCTCACTGCACCAAGTCTGCTCTGATACAAACGCTtaaaaaattttgaaaataaaagaagaagaaaacaattaaaaaaaaaacccagcagagGAAGCAGCGCCTCAGTCACTTACATCAGTACTACAAGTAACGTCACTCAATCATGCTTCCAtatgtgtatttacagtatcCAGGTTACTACAGTAAACCCTCTGATTGTTGGTTTGGGTCTTTTTGACGAGatttactgacaaaaaaaatacaaattagcATGATTGTAACCTTTGAGCTACATGCAGGGTCAAAGCTGTGGGAAACCATGTAGGTATTAAATTGTTTTAGTATGATTGACACATCGGAACTTTTGATAAATACTCGAAAATCATGATCTTCTTTCAAGTTTTAAAGTTACATACATTCTTCTTTCACTGTATAACTATGCTCTTAAATTTAACCGGGATATTATTccacaaaaaatgttatattctTTGCTTAGATTCTTTTACAGAATTCTATTGAAGTGGTTGGTAAGGATGATAACTTTGGAACTGTCCCAGTCCAGGAATTCATTTGTCTGTTCTTAACTGCCAAAATCTATATTTGTCATTCTTTCAGCTTCTGTGGAAAAAACAGTGGGTTCCAAAATCTGAGACCTCTTTCCCATTCAAGCCAAAGGGAAATATTCTTAATTTGTCGACTGGCTAAGTGATATGCTGATTATTTGGTAGATGAAAATgtatatagtttatatattaagtcatgtttttggtttctttaaTTATTAGCagcagtggagacagacaggaaatgcagagaGTGACATGGAGGAAACGGTCTGGCTGGGACTTGGACTCCTTGCccagacacacagacgcacagacgCACAGACGCGCAGACGCACAGACGCGCAGACGCGCAGACGCGCAGACGCGCAGACGCGCAGACGCGCAGACGCGcagactcacagactcacagactcacagacacacagacacacagacacacagacacacagacacacagacacacagacacacagactcacagactcacagactcacagactcacagactcacagactcacagacgcacagactcacagacacacagacacgcaaggtgaaaataaaagcagcccCTCTGTCCTGCTCGTAACAAAGTCTACActaaaatttatattttatttaaaaatgtctaCTACAGTTAATCACATTTCATTATAGTTAACAAGTGTATTGCCAAaaggtttgtcatttaatatttGCATTACTTTTTATTCAAGATAAGCAGATTTGTTAGTTGTCATAACATTTgccatcacatttttttcctaaAGAGCAGACTTTTATATACAAGGCgtattttggacattttcagtCCATACAGTAAAGGGTTGACGAGTGGCTGGCATGTAAGCCAATATAATGACAAAACAATGCGTAATATATTGGGTAAACTGTTCAAATTAAACCTGCTCTGCACTATTTCAAAGAAACAGCCGAAGGAGAAGTTGAGCAGAGAAGCGAGGTGAGGTGTGCAGGTGCTGACAGCTTTCTGTCTGGTCTGTTTAGagccagaaaaacacactttgagAATCCTCATGTAAGTGTAAAGGATCAACATTATAAGACCAAAAATTACTGTAAACATGTGAACAAGCCCAAAGACGTTATTGACAGTTGTGTCAGAGCAGGCCAGTTTGACAATATAATAATTGTCACAGTACACTTTGTTAATATTGTTCCCACACAGCTGTAAAGAAGCAGTCAGACAATACACTATGAAAATATTGCTAAGAAAAGGGTAGAACCATACTAGAGAAGTAAGCATGGTAACCTTATTTGATGTCATACGTGTGTTATATTGTAGAGGATAACAGATGGCCAGGTATCTGTCATAAGACATGATGGCTAAGGTAAAAAACTCGACACCTCCATAAgagtacaaacagaaaatctgcaggaaacaaaaaggcacagaaacagtgtgaatgtcagagaggatctgaaccagcaggaatGGAAACAACCCTGTGCTACCATACAGTTCATTTACAAAcaggctgcacagaaacaggtACATGGGTTCATGTAAGCTTCTGCTCAGACAGATCACCACAATGAGAAATAAATTTGCACAAATAATTGCAATGTAAACAGTCAGAATAATCAGGAAATATAAGTATTTAAAAAGCCCGGTGTCAAAGAAGGCACCAAGGGTGAAATGTGAAACCTGTGTTGAGTTCATCATGATCTTCCCTTTAGTTCCTTAAGTGAATATGAACACTAGTAAGGGGATAAACACAGTATGTTATTTTACAGGATTTGCTCACAGCGTTGTTAAAATTGAACAAGTTTAAATGCATGATTGAGATATAAAGCATCAATAATGTACAAAGACAGTGTAATAACACCAAACagattcatttgaatgaaaacgGTCACAGGTTTGTCAGACTTACCAATACCTTATTGAAAGTCATTATAATGCAGGTTGTGACACTGGGTGAATCCTCACATGGATTTGCTTGCTTGTTGTAGTCGTGTTGTGACTCCCAACCAACTGAACGGAGACACTCATTCTGATCTTTTAACCTTTTCAAGTCAGGGGACGCCCACAGAAACTGTCTGACCTCATCAAATGATGCACAATTACTGGTTTCCTCTATTGATGTAAGAGAATAAGCAACACTTGTTTCGTTACTGGTATATTATTGCTGAGTTGTGAGCACGTTAGTATTATATAGACACACATTTTAAGGTGTAGACTGGTCCGTGTCCCATAATGCAATAAAGACAtggtcttattttttttcaagtaagATTTATTTATGGAATtttcaacacataaaacacacacataaaccctCACACACTTGACTCAGAAAGTGAGGTAAAGAAGAACATCCTGTAAAATGGGGAAGTCTAAGCATTGGCAAAAGTAGCAATGAAAAGAATTTAGACAAAAACCTGATGTCAACAATATGACTAAAAAgaagtaattaaataaataaacaaattgaaAGGACGGGACAGGAACTCGCTCAGAGCTGAGGAAACTGCAGTCTGCTAGCACGGAGACCTCAGCTAACCAATAAGGTGCTGCTACCTGTGGGGAAGAGGACCTGGCCACCCGCCTCGCACAGGATGTCACCCAGAAAATGAGCACTTCAATGGATGTAAAGTTCACTCAACTACAGCTGACTCTGGAAGGGATTAACAACCGCAATGAAGGTAACACCGAGCGCATACCGGAGGCAGAATCACGTGGCAACTCTTTCACAACGAGCCGAGGACAGTGAAAACTGCAGCCGCAGAGACAACATCAGGATCATTGGATTGAAGGCACAGAGGGACAACAACCCGCTAAATATTTTGCTTCATGGCTCCCCAATCGAGTGGGTCTGCAAACCAAACAAGGGTCAATTAAAATCGACAGCGTATCGATCTCTCAGCCCTATGAAGGAAAATCATACAAGACCAGTCATAATCAAGCTGCACAATTTCTCTGACCAGCAGATGATCCTAGcagcagtgagagaaaaagagagcttCTGTATAACGGAAAACCAATCTGCATCCGGCAGGTGAGACAGATCCGACAGGAGTTCAACAGTGTTTGCCAGTGGCTCATCATGTGAGGGATACGCCTGTGCTTTACGCACAATAACAAGGACCAAACCTTCAAGTCTTGTTCACTACCTTCTAAAATTATTAgcattttcattctctcttatgataatataataattagtTCAGTCCTTTATTATTAAGGCAATCGTAATTCTCTGTAACTGTGATGTGGTGGTTGGTGGGATTGTGACAGAGGTTGATCTAGATCATCTAGGCATAGGTACTGGATCTGGATTTCTCTCCTGGTTTGGTGAAATCTTACTTCTTGGCTTCACTCACCCAAATATATCCACCAGTTGTGgttatagatgtttatttttttttctttgagaatGTGTTCTGTAGGCTCCATTTTTGAGGGTAATGTTTTATGTTACATCTGTTGCTATTTTGTTTCACTAATCTTCCCTCTCTCACATAGTGGtttgtcctctctctcatttAAGACTGGAAGTAAGCTTCTATATATTTACCTTCTTAGTAGATTTAAATTTGAGTGATCTTAAAATAACCTCGCTGAACATTAAAGGTTTAAATCATGTCGTCAAACCCCAAAAGATTCTCACACTTTTAAAGAAGGAGTAATGACACATTGCCTTTTACCAGGAGACCCACCTGACCGATATGGAACATATTAAGCTGCCCTTGAATTGGGTTGGGCaggttttttatttgtcttttaaatccAGTAGCCGGGGTTTGGCTATTCTTTTACGTTGCAGCCTTCTTTTTACATTGGATAGAGCAAT
The Seriola aureovittata isolate HTS-2021-v1 ecotype China chromosome 4, ASM2101889v1, whole genome shotgun sequence genome window above contains:
- the LOC130167817 gene encoding olfactory receptor 11A1-like, producing MRIMINSTQVSYFTLAAYFDTRHFKYLFFMILTSLYLLIICANVLLIVVICLNRSLHEPMYLFLCSLFVNELYGSTGLFPFLLVQILSDIHTVSVPFCFLQIFCLYSYGGVEFFTLAIMSYDRYLAICYPLQYNTRMTSNKVTMLTSLVWFYPFLSNIFIVYCLTASLQLCGNNINKVYCDNYYIVKLACSDTTVNNVFGLVHMFTVIFGLIMLILYTYMRILKVCFSGSKQTRQKAVSTCTPHLASLLNFSFGCFFEIVQSRFNLNSLPNILRIVLSLYWLTCQPLVNPLLYGLKMSKIRLVYKSLLFRKKM